The following proteins are co-located in the Imtechella halotolerans genome:
- a CDS encoding S10 family peptidase, whose amino-acid sequence MTTKTTFAFLFTLISLLSYSQKRTIPVDTLAITTGQVSIGGKIVPYKASAGMQPVWDENGNPIASLFHTYYERTDVKDNSDRPLVISFNGGPGSASVWMHLAYTGPKILKIDDEGYPVQPYGVKDNPHSILDVADIVYVNPVNTAYSRTIPESGKEVDRTKFFGVNADIKYLADWINTFVSRKNRWRSPKYLIGESYGTTRVSGLALELQNRQWMYLNGVILVSPTDMGIERNGIVDIANRLPYFTAAAWYHKVLPVALQQKDLLEVLEESEQYAINELLPALALGGFLNYAKRNEVAEKIAYYSGLDKKSILQNNLDISTSFFWKDLLRNQGFTIGRLDSRYLGLDRKQAGDSPDYNSELTSWLHSFTPAINYYISQELKFKTDVKYNMFGPVHPWDRSGDKTGENLRQAMAQNPYLNILIQSGYYDGATSYFDAKYTMWQLDPSGQLKDRMRFEGYRSGHMMYLRAEDLKLANDHIRDFITNTNFKGKSAKY is encoded by the coding sequence AGTGTCTATAGGAGGTAAAATAGTCCCCTATAAAGCCTCTGCTGGAATGCAACCTGTGTGGGATGAAAATGGAAATCCTATAGCTTCCCTATTCCATACCTATTATGAGCGCACAGATGTTAAAGATAACTCAGATCGACCTTTGGTCATCTCGTTTAACGGTGGTCCAGGCTCTGCTTCCGTATGGATGCATCTTGCCTATACGGGACCTAAAATTTTAAAAATCGACGACGAAGGCTATCCAGTTCAACCTTATGGTGTAAAAGACAATCCTCATTCTATCCTTGATGTCGCGGACATTGTATATGTAAATCCAGTAAACACGGCTTACTCTAGAACTATACCTGAAAGTGGTAAAGAAGTTGACCGGACTAAATTTTTTGGAGTTAATGCAGATATAAAATACCTGGCAGATTGGATTAACACCTTTGTTTCTAGGAAAAACCGTTGGCGTTCTCCAAAATACCTAATTGGTGAAAGCTATGGAACTACACGCGTTTCTGGATTGGCACTTGAATTACAAAACAGACAATGGATGTACCTCAATGGGGTAATATTAGTTTCTCCAACAGACATGGGTATTGAAAGAAATGGAATTGTAGACATCGCAAATCGCCTACCCTATTTTACAGCCGCGGCCTGGTACCATAAGGTGCTACCGGTTGCGCTCCAACAAAAGGACCTGTTAGAGGTATTAGAAGAATCAGAACAATACGCCATAAATGAACTTTTACCTGCCTTGGCTCTAGGTGGTTTTTTAAATTACGCTAAACGGAACGAGGTAGCGGAGAAAATAGCTTATTATTCTGGATTAGATAAGAAATCAATTCTCCAAAATAATTTAGATATATCCACCTCATTTTTCTGGAAAGATTTACTTCGCAATCAAGGATTCACAATTGGACGTTTAGACTCTCGCTACCTAGGTCTAGATAGAAAACAAGCTGGTGATAGTCCCGACTACAATTCCGAACTTACTTCCTGGTTGCATTCCTTTACTCCTGCAATTAACTACTATATTAGTCAGGAATTAAAATTTAAAACAGACGTAAAATACAATATGTTCGGACCTGTACATCCTTGGGACCGCTCTGGGGATAAAACCGGAGAAAATCTACGTCAAGCAATGGCTCAAAATCCATACCTTAATATCTTAATCCAATCCGGCTATTATGATGGGGCTACTTCCTATTTTGATGCCAAATACACGATGTGGCAATTAGATCCCAGCGGACAATTAAAAGACAGAATGCGATTTGAAGGATATCGAAGTGGACATATGATGTATTTACGGGCTGAGGACCTAAAACTTGCCAATGATCATATTAGGGATTTTATAACAAATACGAACTTTAAGGGAAAATCAGCTAAATATTAA
- a CDS encoding vWA domain-containing protein, producing MQFQYPALLWSLLALAIPIIVHLFQLRKFQKVAFTNIALLKKISFQTRKSSQLKKWLTLLSRLLALGCLCIAFAKPFKPNSTVSKAPNQLVIYIDNSFSMQAQGERGNLVQQATQEIIGALDDDDKITLITNDNQWKDVSLGSIKNELLGIHFSPNELPYETALLRATSFIENTTSSKHLFFISDFQNNHPLPPQEIDSTITYHPIQLRPNKQNNIAIDSLAIENDLEDYTTISVFISASEPQNKVTVSLREKGLLSSKTAIELTPEGMATFQIPSQTQFNGSVSIEDNSLPHDNELFFSIQRPDKIKVMAINEADDTFLKKLYPSDEFLLTTTDYASVDFGLLPDQHLLILNELEALSESLRVAIQSFVDSGGSLLVIPNKSSNTDSYNTLLSSFGYRYESPSNSAQLITEIKTSHPLLDNVFESNVSNFQYPKVNSYFPLKSGPGNPSILMFQDQTPFLTNYNHVYIFTASISEENSNFKQSPLIVPIFYNIARQSLQLPVPYYTIGRPNEIEIPYAMQRDQTLELVSKELSIIPLQRAYNTKTRITVTDEIPLAGTYALVHDNTTLENISFNYSRNESVLQYHPSQSIENLSGKTLKDTLLSVKYEGSIQGYWKWFVIFALVFLVIEMLILKYLS from the coding sequence ATGCAATTCCAATATCCGGCTCTTTTATGGTCTCTTCTGGCATTGGCTATCCCCATAATTGTACATCTATTTCAACTTCGGAAATTTCAAAAAGTAGCTTTCACCAATATTGCGTTATTAAAAAAGATTAGTTTTCAAACTCGAAAAAGTTCACAACTTAAAAAATGGCTAACCTTACTTTCTCGCTTACTTGCCCTGGGATGTCTCTGTATTGCATTTGCCAAACCATTTAAACCAAATTCCACTGTTTCAAAAGCACCCAACCAGTTGGTAATCTATATTGACAATTCCTTCAGTATGCAAGCACAAGGAGAACGTGGAAATTTAGTACAACAAGCTACTCAAGAAATTATTGGAGCATTGGATGATGATGATAAAATAACCCTTATTACGAATGATAATCAATGGAAAGATGTATCTCTGGGAAGTATCAAAAATGAACTATTAGGAATCCATTTTTCTCCTAATGAACTTCCCTATGAGACAGCCCTTTTAAGAGCTACCTCTTTCATTGAAAATACTACTTCTAGTAAACATCTTTTTTTTATTTCTGATTTTCAAAACAATCACCCTTTACCACCTCAAGAAATTGACAGTACCATAACCTACCATCCCATTCAGCTTCGTCCCAACAAACAAAACAATATAGCTATTGATAGTCTCGCTATTGAAAATGACTTGGAGGATTATACTACTATTTCAGTTTTTATCTCAGCCAGTGAACCTCAGAATAAAGTAACTGTAAGTCTACGAGAAAAAGGCCTACTAAGTTCAAAAACTGCCATAGAACTTACACCGGAAGGAATGGCTACTTTTCAAATACCCTCTCAAACTCAATTTAACGGAAGTGTAAGTATTGAGGATAATTCATTACCTCATGACAACGAACTTTTCTTTTCAATACAACGACCCGATAAAATAAAAGTTATGGCTATCAATGAGGCGGATGATACTTTCTTAAAAAAACTTTATCCTTCTGACGAATTTCTATTAACTACCACAGATTATGCTTCTGTTGATTTTGGTCTCTTGCCAGATCAACATCTACTTATATTAAATGAACTTGAAGCTCTATCTGAAAGTCTAAGGGTGGCCATTCAATCCTTTGTCGATTCTGGAGGAAGCCTTTTGGTTATTCCCAATAAATCTTCCAATACTGATTCTTATAATACGCTGCTTTCAAGTTTTGGATATCGTTATGAATCCCCTAGTAACTCAGCCCAATTGATCACAGAAATAAAAACTTCTCATCCCCTGCTTGATAATGTATTTGAATCGAATGTTTCCAATTTCCAATATCCAAAAGTTAACTCATATTTCCCTTTAAAATCAGGACCAGGAAACCCTTCCATTCTGATGTTTCAAGATCAAACTCCTTTTCTTACCAATTATAACCACGTCTATATTTTTACGGCCTCCATCTCTGAAGAAAATAGTAACTTTAAACAGTCCCCATTAATTGTTCCTATTTTCTATAACATCGCACGACAAAGTCTCCAATTACCAGTACCCTATTACACTATAGGCAGACCTAATGAGATTGAAATCCCGTATGCCATGCAGAGGGATCAAACCTTAGAATTGGTTTCAAAGGAGCTCTCTATCATTCCCTTACAAAGAGCCTACAATACTAAAACTAGAATTACAGTGACAGACGAAATACCACTGGCAGGAACCTATGCACTTGTACATGATAATACCACCCTTGAAAATATAAGTTTTAATTATTCTCGCAATGAGAGTGTTTTGCAATACCATCCTTCACAATCAATTGAGAACTTATCTGGAAAAACATTAAAAGATACATTACTAAGTGTAAAATATGAGGGCAGCATTCAAGGCTATTGGAAATGGTTTGTTATTTTTGCATTGGTATTTCTGGTTATTGAAATGCTTATTCTAAAATATCTTTCATGA
- a CDS encoding dihydroorotase has product MKILLTSATIIDASSSHHLTTQDILIENGQILKIGNLADLPADKIMSGLYVSQGWFDSSVSFGEPGYEERETLENGLRTSALSGFTTVAVNPNTNPVADSHADIAFIKAQSKEHGVTLLPIGALTTGSQGEALAELYDMQKAGAIAFGDYKKSISNANLVKIALQYAQNFDGLVLSFPNDSKIAGKGIVNEHISSTKLGLKGIPALAEVLHVARELTILEYTGGKLHIPTISTSESIALISNAKAKGLDVSCSVAISNLFFDDEMLDGFDSHYKLMPPLRNKEQVAALRAAVLDGTIDMVTSDHNPLNIELKQVEFDHAAYGSIGLESAFGALNSLFGTEKTIEILTAGKKRFGCEVHPIEEGNQANLTLFLPEESYTFSEKDIHSTSLNSIFLGHTLKGKAQGIIAKNQLIIQ; this is encoded by the coding sequence ATGAAGATTCTCCTTACATCAGCAACCATTATTGATGCCAGTAGTTCGCATCATCTTACTACTCAAGATATTCTAATTGAAAATGGCCAAATACTTAAAATTGGTAATCTAGCTGACCTCCCGGCTGATAAAATCATGTCTGGACTATATGTCTCTCAAGGTTGGTTCGATAGCAGTGTTAGTTTTGGAGAACCAGGCTACGAGGAACGTGAAACACTTGAAAATGGATTACGTACTTCAGCCCTCAGCGGTTTCACAACTGTTGCTGTAAATCCAAATACCAACCCCGTAGCAGATTCCCATGCCGACATTGCTTTTATAAAAGCACAGTCAAAAGAACATGGTGTAACCTTATTACCTATAGGGGCCTTAACTACAGGAAGTCAAGGAGAAGCACTTGCAGAACTCTATGATATGCAAAAGGCAGGCGCTATAGCATTTGGTGATTATAAGAAATCCATCAGCAATGCAAATCTTGTAAAAATAGCGTTACAGTATGCTCAAAATTTCGATGGACTCGTACTATCCTTCCCCAACGACTCAAAAATTGCGGGAAAAGGAATTGTAAATGAACATATCTCATCCACTAAATTAGGATTAAAAGGAATCCCTGCCCTTGCGGAAGTGCTACACGTGGCTCGAGAACTCACCATATTGGAATACACAGGAGGTAAATTACATATTCCTACTATATCCACTAGTGAATCAATTGCCCTTATTTCGAATGCCAAAGCAAAAGGATTAGATGTTAGCTGCAGCGTGGCTATTTCAAATCTATTCTTTGACGATGAGATGCTTGATGGTTTTGATTCACATTACAAACTAATGCCTCCTCTTCGAAATAAAGAACAAGTAGCCGCTCTAAGAGCTGCAGTATTAGACGGCACAATTGACATGGTTACATCCGATCATAATCCACTTAATATTGAGTTAAAACAAGTAGAATTTGACCACGCAGCCTATGGCAGCATTGGATTAGAAAGTGCCTTTGGTGCTTTAAACAGCCTTTTTGGCACCGAAAAGACCATTGAAATACTCACAGCCGGTAAAAAACGTTTCGGATGTGAGGTACATCCGATTGAAGAAGGAAATCAGGCTAATCTAACACTTTTCTTACCTGAAGAATCTTATACCTTTTCAGAAAAGGATATACATTCCACTTCCCTCAATAGTATATTTCTTGGACACACACTGAAAGGAAAGGCTCAAGGAATTATCGCAAAAAATCAACTTATCATTCAGTAA
- a CDS encoding membrane protein, with protein MNTALEGKTTALVSYITIIGSIIAIFMNIESKNEFARFHIRQAFGIHILFYSLGILVTYFDSWLASMGFYIFVTILWIYGFIAAVQLRKATVPLIGTHFQKWFTFIQ; from the coding sequence ATGAATACCGCTTTAGAAGGAAAAACAACTGCACTTGTCAGTTATATTACAATTATCGGCAGTATTATTGCCATCTTTATGAATATTGAATCCAAAAATGAATTTGCACGATTTCATATACGCCAAGCATTTGGCATTCATATCCTATTCTATAGTTTAGGGATATTGGTTACCTATTTTGACAGTTGGTTAGCCTCGATGGGCTTTTATATATTTGTAACGATACTCTGGATTTATGGATTTATTGCTGCCGTACAATTACGTAAGGCAACAGTTCCACTTATTGGGACACATTTTCAAAAATGGTTTACATTCATTCAATAG
- a CDS encoding alpha/beta hydrolase, translated as MKTASLSLTHIIRPADTSIKNPAVLFMFHGYGSNKEDLFSFASELPSKFCIISVEAPNELQPYGYAWYAIHFDAIDGKWSDDNQAIASRDLIANFITEACNEYQLDPTNVTLLGFSQGSILSYAVALSYPEKVKNVIALSGYINQGILKPEFQSNDFSNLAVYASHGSVDQVIPVEWARKTPDFLDQFKIKHVYEEFPVGHGVAPQNFFSFKNWLELQD; from the coding sequence ATGAAAACAGCTTCACTTTCGCTTACACATATTATTCGTCCAGCCGATACCTCAATAAAGAACCCAGCTGTACTATTCATGTTTCATGGTTATGGCAGTAATAAGGAAGATTTATTTTCTTTTGCCAGTGAATTGCCTTCCAAATTTTGTATTATTTCAGTAGAGGCGCCTAATGAATTGCAACCCTATGGTTATGCCTGGTATGCGATTCATTTTGATGCGATAGACGGTAAATGGAGTGACGATAACCAAGCAATTGCTTCACGGGATCTTATTGCTAATTTCATTACAGAAGCCTGTAATGAATATCAACTTGATCCAACTAATGTTACCTTACTTGGATTTAGCCAAGGAAGTATATTAAGTTATGCTGTTGCCCTGTCCTATCCAGAAAAAGTAAAGAACGTGATTGCACTTAGTGGCTATATTAATCAGGGTATTTTAAAACCCGAATTTCAATCAAATGACTTTTCTAATTTAGCAGTATATGCCTCTCACGGAAGTGTAGACCAGGTAATACCCGTAGAATGGGCTAGAAAAACTCCCGATTTTCTGGACCAATTTAAAATAAAACATGTGTACGAAGAATTCCCTGTTGGCCATGGAGTAGCTCCTCAGAATTTTTTCTCGTTTAAAAACTGGTTAGAACTTCAAGACTAA
- a CDS encoding ABC transporter permease has protein sequence MWLLLRENIRIALDSIKSQLLRTILTILIIAIGITALVGILSVVTALKNTLSSDFASMGANTFSINRYDTNVRAAGGTIEKINPPLSYIDAKEFKDDYNLPYAQTSLSFTASMATEVKYENLKTDPEVSILGVDDMFLTNSGLDLSAGRDFTSFDISNNINVCIVGSDFEKNLFKDINPLDKTISLRGAKFKVIGVLKSKGSTFGNNQDLRVLIPLQSARSIFTQPNVNYRISVKVSEKDFLEQAQEEAILTMRNIRSLSPVEENNFGIERSDDLIQRIGAATTGINIAGFLIGLITIFGSSIALLNIMLVSVTERTKEIGIRKALGAKRNDISFQFFMETIVIAQIGGLVGILLGIGLGYAIASALSFKFIIPWGAIVLAISISFIVAIISGLYPAIKASRLDPVEALRYE, from the coding sequence ATGTGGTTACTCCTTAGAGAAAACATACGTATAGCACTAGATTCGATCAAAAGTCAGCTTTTGCGTACAATATTAACTATTCTAATTATCGCAATTGGTATTACCGCCTTAGTAGGTATTCTAAGTGTGGTAACAGCTCTAAAAAACACCCTATCAAGTGATTTTGCCTCCATGGGAGCTAACACCTTTTCCATTAATCGCTATGACACTAATGTTCGAGCAGCAGGAGGGACAATTGAAAAAATAAATCCCCCCTTATCATATATTGATGCAAAAGAATTTAAGGATGACTACAACTTACCATATGCGCAAACATCCCTATCGTTCACCGCATCAATGGCTACTGAGGTAAAGTATGAAAATCTAAAAACAGATCCAGAGGTAAGTATTTTAGGAGTGGATGATATGTTTTTAACCAATTCAGGCCTTGACTTGTCCGCTGGTCGTGACTTTACTTCTTTTGACATTTCAAACAATATTAATGTCTGTATTGTAGGATCAGATTTCGAAAAGAATCTATTTAAAGATATCAACCCATTAGACAAAACAATTAGTCTTCGAGGTGCTAAATTTAAAGTGATAGGTGTCCTAAAAAGCAAGGGCTCTACCTTTGGAAATAACCAAGATTTAAGAGTACTTATACCTCTTCAATCAGCCAGATCCATATTTACCCAACCTAATGTCAATTATCGCATAAGTGTAAAAGTAAGTGAAAAAGACTTTCTAGAGCAGGCACAAGAGGAAGCAATTCTCACCATGAGAAACATCCGTTCCTTAAGTCCTGTTGAAGAAAATAACTTTGGTATTGAACGCAGCGATGACCTTATTCAACGAATTGGAGCAGCTACAACTGGTATTAATATTGCAGGTTTTCTTATAGGATTGATTACCATTTTCGGTTCTTCCATTGCGCTACTAAACATTATGCTTGTATCTGTAACAGAAAGAACTAAAGAAATTGGTATACGAAAAGCATTAGGCGCTAAAAGAAACGACATATCCTTCCAATTTTTTATGGAAACTATTGTTATTGCACAAATAGGAGGTTTAGTTGGAATCCTATTGGGTATTGGTCTGGGATATGCCATTGCCTCTGCTTTAAGCTTCAAGTTTATAATACCTTGGGGAGCTATTGTCTTAGCGATTTCTATCTCCTTTATTGTAGCTATAATTTCAGGACTATATCCTGCTATAAAAGCTTCCAGATTGGATCCTGTTGAGGCTTTAAGATACGAATAA
- a CDS encoding DUF6495 family protein gives MKYTRLTKEQFEALHLEFSRFLATQQITAAQWSDLKENSPQIVEQELDVFSDLIWEGVLGKVTYLEKIEKNTLHLFHADHSIFKMVSVRVDDNTVDFYTEEGFKWLEQHFASEKVHVYRANKHYSEDKNLDIFDLITKGAVISDGKLYQQIIAAVGDQ, from the coding sequence ATGAAATACACACGTCTTACAAAAGAACAATTCGAAGCACTCCATCTTGAATTTAGCCGCTTTTTGGCCACCCAACAAATAACTGCAGCGCAATGGAGTGATTTAAAAGAAAACAGCCCACAAATAGTGGAACAAGAGTTAGATGTTTTTAGCGATTTAATCTGGGAAGGTGTGTTGGGTAAGGTGACCTATTTAGAGAAAATTGAAAAAAACACCTTACATCTTTTCCATGCCGACCATTCAATATTTAAAATGGTATCCGTGAGGGTAGATGATAACACTGTAGATTTTTACACCGAAGAAGGATTTAAGTGGCTAGAACAGCATTTCGCGAGTGAAAAGGTTCATGTTTATAGGGCTAATAAGCACTATTCGGAGGATAAAAATTTAGATATTTTTGATCTTATTACTAAAGGAGCTGTAATTTCCGATGGAAAGCTCTATCAGCAAATCATTGCCGCGGTTGGTGACCAATAA
- the rplI gene encoding 50S ribosomal protein L9, with amino-acid sequence MELILKQDVQNLGFKDDIVTVKNGYGRNYLIPQGMAVLATPSAKKVLAENLKQRAYKEQKLVDDAKKVADAIKALEIKITAKTGGADKLFGSISNADLADVLANAGQSIDRKFISIAGGTIKRTGKYTASVRLHREVIVELPFEIVAEVN; translated from the coding sequence ATGGAACTTATATTAAAACAAGACGTACAGAATTTAGGATTTAAAGATGATATCGTAACAGTGAAGAATGGTTACGGTCGTAATTATTTGATTCCTCAAGGAATGGCTGTTTTAGCTACTCCTTCTGCTAAAAAAGTATTGGCGGAAAACTTAAAGCAACGTGCTTATAAAGAGCAAAAGTTAGTAGATGACGCTAAAAAAGTAGCAGATGCTATTAAAGCTCTTGAAATTAAAATTACTGCCAAAACTGGTGGTGCAGATAAATTGTTTGGTTCAATCAGTAATGCTGATTTAGCGGATGTTTTGGCAAATGCTGGACAATCAATCGATAGAAAATTCATCAGCATTGCTGGTGGAACAATCAAAAGAACAGGTAAATATACTGCTTCTGTTCGTCTACATAGAGAGGTAATTGTTGAATTGCCTTTTGAAATTGTAGCTGAAGTAAACTAA
- the rpsR gene encoding 30S ribosomal protein S18: protein MSSIEQQAKGKKDGEIRYLTPLNIETNKTKKYCRFKKAGITYIDYKDPDFLLKFVNEQGKILPRRLTGTSLKFQRKVSVAVKRARHLALMPYVGDLLK from the coding sequence ATGTCATCAATAGAACAACAAGCAAAAGGTAAAAAAGACGGAGAAATCAGATATCTTACTCCGTTAAACATCGAAACCAATAAAACAAAGAAATACTGCCGTTTCAAGAAAGCTGGTATTACTTATATAGATTATAAAGATCCTGACTTCTTGTTGAAGTTTGTAAACGAGCAAGGTAAAATTTTACCTCGTCGTTTAACCGGAACTTCATTGAAGTTTCAACGTAAAGTGTCTGTTGCTGTGAAAAGAGCACGTCACTTAGCTTTAATGCCATACGTAGGCGATTTGTTAAAATAA
- the rpsF gene encoding 30S ribosomal protein S6, producing MNHYETVFILNPVLSETQVKETVKKFEDFLLAKGAEFVSKEDWGLKKLAYPIQHKKSGFYHLFEFKVAGEAIDAFEVEFRRDERIMRYLTVKLDKHAVSWAERRRAKLNAKA from the coding sequence ATGAATCATTACGAAACTGTTTTCATTCTAAATCCCGTTTTATCTGAGACTCAGGTAAAGGAAACAGTAAAGAAATTTGAAGATTTCTTACTAGCCAAGGGAGCAGAATTTGTATCGAAAGAAGATTGGGGCTTGAAAAAATTGGCCTATCCAATCCAACACAAGAAAAGTGGATTCTACCACCTGTTCGAGTTTAAAGTGGCTGGTGAGGCTATTGATGCCTTCGAAGTGGAGTTCAGACGTGACGAGCGCATTATGCGTTATTTAACTGTTAAGTTAGATAAGCATGCCGTGTCTTGGGCGGAAAGAAGAAGAGCAAAGTTAAACGCAAAAGCCTAA
- a CDS encoding LytR/AlgR family response regulator transcription factor — MKRINCIIVDDSAIQRMAVARLILNNSSLNLLAEYGNAIEAKNGLKNHQVDIIFLDVEMPIINGFDLLESLENPPQIILISGKADYALKAFDFDVTDYLQKPITPERFDAAVKRAIAKYEQMHFPKEEEEHIFVKSNLKKRKVFLSEIKWVEALGDYIKLVTDDANIVVLSTMKAFEKELPSDRFLRIHKSYIINLDKVERFTSKTVEVKGMSIPLSRNKKSELSDALNNF; from the coding sequence ATGAAAAGAATTAACTGTATAATTGTCGACGACTCCGCCATCCAAAGGATGGCAGTGGCTAGGCTTATACTGAACAATTCGAGCCTAAACCTGTTAGCTGAATACGGCAATGCTATTGAAGCTAAGAATGGCTTGAAGAACCATCAGGTAGACATCATCTTTCTGGATGTTGAGATGCCTATCATTAATGGATTCGATCTTTTGGAATCCCTCGAGAACCCTCCACAGATTATACTTATAAGTGGTAAAGCTGATTACGCCCTAAAAGCTTTTGATTTTGATGTCACCGACTATCTTCAAAAACCAATTACCCCTGAACGTTTTGATGCAGCAGTAAAAAGAGCTATTGCAAAATACGAACAAATGCACTTCCCTAAGGAGGAAGAAGAACATATATTTGTTAAGAGTAATCTAAAGAAGCGTAAAGTTTTTTTAAGTGAAATTAAGTGGGTAGAAGCCCTTGGTGATTACATTAAATTAGTAACTGATGACGCTAACATAGTAGTTTTATCTACCATGAAAGCTTTTGAAAAAGAACTACCAAGTGATCGCTTTCTTCGCATCCACAAATCCTATATTATAAACCTTGATAAGGTGGAGCGATTTACAAGTAAAACGGTTGAAGTTAAAGGAATGTCAATTCCATTAAGCCGTAATAAGAAAAGTGAACTATCTGACGCGTTGAATAATTTCTAA